In one window of Phycisphaerales bacterium DNA:
- a CDS encoding tetratricopeptide repeat protein, translated as MTTGLGGKSCGTGVAEAPRSVSLEVLPSKPARQAVKKSKVSKWRAGVLIGVHVLMIAHIIQWLIQGRTIAPVEPSEAMYALELGRLNAGFIFFCAALLATFIFGRFFCGWACHVVALQDLCAHWMNRMGVRPKPLRSRLLLWAPLLLALYMFVWPTFKRVALVPLETQIAKWVEKSDPARAEKWTFPDWLLDLSQARAQAGHPGFHKEFIVEEYWATFPTEWYIIVPFLGVCGFATVYFLGSKGFCTYGCPYGGFFAPMDKVSIGRIVVDHDKCEGCGHCTAACTSNVRVSQEVKDFGMVVDPGCMKCLDCVSVCPNDALSFSFARPAVFKKAHTEEAKQGKTRRPEYDVSWWQDAALLVLCVVFFIGFRQMFNKIPLLMAAGMALCGGFIAWKLWTLATEPNVRLQSLQLKLKGKLKPAGLVVAVLGSLYLAWGAWGATNQGLQFAANYYDIKVKTPFERVFSAGYTPTSEDAANAGQVVKLLKLAGPVGEGGMGWTHSVELNLRLAWNLAVLGERAEAEEYLRRAIAKERPSPQASTRVVQLAQLLGLRGMPQAEVLKEIEAIAAAKPHLYGVRLMLAQEALGKGNRERAIQIAEAVLASEKPELTVGERIQAATVLFYAEVTEKGFAELEKAIDQARDPERRTDVHGLLQAAETYLQLGRGARAADLAEWVLKMERRPFPGIQMHAVSVMLRSGRGEDSLKYLPQILEHRKPRPDAGMVTQIGDLYLQAGKMKEAEETLAAAVKEHPKVAFARATYARALAMNGRNEQALAELEAACALDGAPEYLSAKAELLNAMGRTAEAQKALEAAQRAADRRLQPAGQP; from the coding sequence ATGACCACCGGGCTGGGAGGGAAGAGTTGCGGCACGGGCGTGGCGGAGGCGCCGCGGTCGGTGTCGCTGGAAGTGCTGCCCAGCAAGCCTGCGCGCCAGGCGGTCAAGAAGAGCAAGGTCTCCAAGTGGCGGGCGGGCGTGCTCATCGGCGTGCACGTGCTGATGATCGCACACATCATTCAGTGGCTGATCCAGGGCCGCACGATCGCGCCGGTGGAGCCCTCGGAGGCGATGTACGCGCTGGAGCTGGGGCGGCTGAACGCCGGGTTCATCTTCTTCTGCGCGGCCCTGCTCGCGACGTTTATCTTCGGGCGGTTCTTCTGCGGGTGGGCGTGCCACGTGGTGGCGCTGCAGGACCTGTGCGCCCACTGGATGAACAGGATGGGCGTGCGGCCCAAGCCGCTGCGCTCGCGCCTGCTGCTGTGGGCGCCGCTGCTGCTGGCGCTGTACATGTTCGTCTGGCCAACGTTCAAGCGCGTGGCCCTGGTGCCGCTGGAAACGCAGATCGCCAAATGGGTTGAGAAGAGCGACCCCGCGCGGGCGGAGAAGTGGACGTTCCCCGACTGGCTGCTCGACCTTTCGCAGGCGCGGGCCCAGGCGGGGCACCCGGGCTTCCACAAGGAGTTCATCGTCGAGGAGTACTGGGCGACCTTCCCCACGGAGTGGTACATCATCGTCCCGTTCCTGGGCGTGTGCGGGTTCGCGACGGTGTACTTCCTGGGCAGCAAGGGTTTCTGCACGTACGGCTGCCCCTACGGCGGCTTCTTCGCGCCGATGGACAAGGTGTCGATCGGGCGGATCGTGGTCGATCACGACAAGTGCGAGGGGTGCGGGCACTGCACGGCCGCGTGCACGAGCAACGTGCGGGTGTCGCAGGAGGTCAAGGACTTCGGGATGGTGGTGGACCCCGGGTGCATGAAGTGCCTGGACTGTGTGAGCGTGTGCCCCAACGACGCGCTGAGCTTCTCGTTCGCGCGTCCTGCGGTGTTCAAGAAGGCGCACACGGAGGAGGCGAAGCAGGGAAAGACCCGCCGGCCGGAGTACGACGTCTCGTGGTGGCAGGACGCGGCGCTGCTCGTGCTGTGCGTGGTGTTCTTCATCGGCTTCCGGCAGATGTTCAACAAGATCCCGCTGCTGATGGCGGCGGGGATGGCGCTGTGCGGCGGGTTCATCGCGTGGAAGCTGTGGACACTGGCGACGGAACCGAACGTGCGGCTGCAGAGCCTGCAGCTGAAGCTCAAGGGGAAGCTGAAGCCGGCTGGCTTGGTGGTGGCGGTCCTGGGCTCGCTGTACTTGGCCTGGGGCGCGTGGGGGGCGACGAACCAGGGCCTGCAGTTCGCGGCCAACTACTACGACATAAAGGTCAAGACGCCCTTCGAGCGGGTGTTCTCGGCAGGCTACACGCCGACCAGCGAAGACGCGGCTAACGCCGGGCAGGTGGTGAAGCTGCTCAAGCTCGCCGGGCCCGTGGGCGAGGGCGGGATGGGGTGGACCCATTCGGTTGAGCTCAACCTGCGCCTGGCGTGGAACCTCGCGGTGCTGGGGGAGCGTGCGGAGGCCGAGGAGTACCTGCGTCGCGCGATTGCGAAGGAGCGGCCGTCGCCGCAGGCGAGCACGCGCGTGGTGCAGCTGGCGCAACTGCTGGGACTGCGGGGCATGCCGCAGGCGGAGGTGCTGAAGGAGATCGAGGCGATCGCCGCGGCCAAGCCGCACCTGTACGGCGTGCGGCTGATGCTGGCGCAGGAGGCGCTGGGGAAGGGGAACCGCGAGCGGGCGATCCAGATTGCGGAAGCGGTGCTCGCGTCGGAGAAGCCGGAGCTGACGGTTGGCGAGCGCATCCAGGCGGCCACCGTGCTCTTCTATGCGGAGGTCACCGAGAAGGGGTTTGCGGAGCTCGAGAAGGCGATCGATCAGGCACGCGATCCCGAGCGCCGTACCGACGTGCACGGGCTGCTGCAGGCGGCCGAAACGTACCTGCAGCTGGGTCGTGGTGCCCGTGCTGCGGACCTTGCGGAATGGGTGCTGAAGATGGAGCGGCGGCCGTTCCCGGGCATCCAGATGCACGCTGTGAGCGTGATGCTGCGATCGGGGCGGGGCGAGGACTCCCTCAAGTACCTTCCACAGATCCTCGAGCACAGGAAGCCGCGTCCGGATGCGGGCATGGTGACACAGATCGGCGACCTGTATCTGCAGGCGGGCAAGATGAAGGAGGCGGAGGAGACGCTCGCGGCCGCGGTCAAGGAGCACCCGAAGGTGGCGTTCGCACGGGCGACGTACGCTCGGGCGCTGGCGATGAACGGGAGAAATGAGCAGGCGCTGGCGGAACTCGAGGCCGCGTGTGCCTTGGATGGTGCGCCCGAATACCTGAGCGCCAAGGCCGAGCTGCTCAACGCAATGGGGCGCACGGCGGAGGCGCAGAAGGCGCTTGAGGCGGCGCAGCGGGCCGCGGATCGGCGCTTGCAGCCGGCAGGGCAGCCGTAA
- a CDS encoding DNRLRE domain-containing protein, which yields MLRIATGLVAIWLGASAFGQVVTLTPVADNTLYESPDMAVSNAVGPHVYCGKTNTNVLRRALMRFDVSAIPAGAMVTDVELRLYLNRGEGDGVRYQIHRVTSSWGQGTSNAGDPGGLGAAATPGDPTWTASFFGSQLWTTPGGDFEGEPSAEVVVGSSFATYSWSGPGVVADVQGWVGDGSSNFGWLLRGAEDTLGSALRWSSMEGENPPQLIVTYQAGSTCGTADYNGDGDVGTDQDIEAFFACLGGTCCDTCWHLGGDFNGDGDTGTDQDIESFFRVLGGGPC from the coding sequence ATGCTGCGCATCGCGACAGGTCTGGTAGCCATCTGGCTGGGGGCGTCGGCGTTCGGTCAGGTGGTCACGCTCACACCCGTGGCCGATAACACGCTGTACGAGTCGCCCGACATGGCGGTGAGCAACGCCGTGGGGCCGCACGTTTACTGCGGCAAGACGAACACGAACGTGCTGCGGCGGGCCCTCATGCGGTTCGACGTCTCCGCGATTCCTGCGGGCGCGATGGTGACCGATGTGGAGCTGCGGCTCTACCTCAATCGCGGGGAGGGCGATGGGGTGCGGTACCAGATTCACCGCGTCACGAGCTCGTGGGGGCAGGGGACCTCGAACGCGGGAGATCCGGGTGGGCTGGGCGCGGCCGCGACGCCGGGGGATCCGACGTGGACGGCGAGCTTCTTCGGCTCGCAACTTTGGACCACGCCGGGCGGGGACTTCGAGGGCGAACCCAGCGCCGAGGTGGTCGTGGGTTCGTCCTTCGCGACCTACAGCTGGAGTGGGCCGGGGGTGGTCGCCGACGTTCAGGGCTGGGTGGGCGACGGTTCGTCGAACTTCGGATGGCTGCTCCGCGGGGCGGAGGACACGCTGGGCTCGGCCCTACGTTGGTCGTCGATGGAGGGGGAGAACCCGCCGCAGTTGATCGTGACGTACCAGGCGGGCTCTACCTGCGGCACGGCCGACTACAACGGCGACGGCGACGTTGGAACTGATCAGGACATCGAGGCGTTTTTCGCTTGCCTGGGTGGGACGTGCTGCGACACCTGCTGGCACTTGGGGGGCGACTTTAATGGCGATGGGGATACCGGGACCGACCAGGACATCGAGTCGTTCTTCCGGGTGCTGGGCGGGGGGCCCTGCTGA
- a CDS encoding hemolysin family protein, which translates to MLLAIVVLLFLLLLNGIFAMAELAMMTSRASRLQADASRGSRSAATALDLRRDPTRFLSTVQVGITLVGIFAGAIGERAMTQPIQDLLIRLGLPEAYADKAALALVVLVITYFSLVLGELVPKRLAMAYPEAIASAIARPLAILSKLAAWPVRLLTATTHLILRAIRVKQRTDDDVSAEDVQAIVARAASTGVFTPQEHTILQRVLRVGDLTVRDLMVPRTEVVWLPETTTVEELKIHVGTSPYSHFPIAKDSLDDLVGVVHIKDLISYGLLGGLNFTVNRVARKPVFVPETMPALKALDHFRTTRSHIVFVVDEHGGTLGLVTLNDVTTALVGDITRRGEQAPPGAKRRQDGSWLIDGRMPLHELVGTLSITDAQQDELPDVSTAAGLVLAVLGRIPHAGEWTDWHGWRIEVVDMDGARVDKLLAYRAPEPPPEPEAP; encoded by the coding sequence ATGCTCCTAGCGATCGTCGTCCTCCTCTTCCTCCTGCTGCTCAACGGCATCTTCGCCATGGCCGAGCTGGCCATGATGACCTCCCGCGCCTCCCGCCTGCAGGCCGACGCCTCCCGCGGCAGCCGCTCCGCCGCCACCGCCCTCGACCTCCGGCGCGACCCCACCCGCTTCCTCTCCACCGTTCAGGTCGGCATCACCCTCGTCGGCATCTTCGCGGGCGCCATCGGCGAGCGGGCCATGACCCAGCCGATCCAGGACCTGCTCATCCGTCTGGGCCTGCCAGAGGCCTACGCCGACAAGGCCGCGCTCGCGCTTGTCGTCCTCGTGATCACCTACTTCTCGCTGGTGCTGGGCGAGCTCGTCCCCAAGCGCCTGGCCATGGCCTACCCCGAGGCCATCGCCTCCGCCATCGCCCGCCCCCTCGCCATCCTCTCCAAGCTCGCGGCCTGGCCCGTCCGACTCCTCACCGCCACGACACACCTCATCCTCAGGGCCATCCGTGTTAAGCAGCGCACCGACGACGATGTCTCCGCCGAGGACGTGCAGGCCATCGTCGCCCGCGCCGCCAGCACCGGCGTCTTCACGCCCCAGGAGCACACCATCCTGCAGCGCGTGCTCCGCGTCGGCGACCTCACCGTCCGCGACCTCATGGTGCCCCGCACCGAGGTCGTCTGGCTGCCCGAGACCACCACCGTGGAGGAGCTCAAGATCCACGTCGGCACCTCGCCCTACTCCCACTTCCCCATCGCAAAGGACAGCCTCGACGACCTCGTCGGCGTAGTGCACATCAAGGACCTCATCTCCTACGGCCTGCTCGGCGGCCTCAACTTCACCGTCAACCGCGTCGCCCGCAAGCCCGTCTTCGTCCCAGAGACCATGCCCGCACTCAAGGCCCTGGATCACTTCCGCACCACCAGGAGCCACATCGTCTTCGTTGTCGACGAGCACGGCGGCACGCTCGGCCTCGTCACCCTCAACGACGTCACCACCGCACTCGTCGGCGACATCACCCGGCGTGGCGAGCAGGCCCCTCCGGGCGCCAAACGCCGCCAGGACGGCTCGTGGCTCATCGACGGCCGCATGCCGCTGCACGAGCTCGTTGGCACGCTCAGCATTACCGACGCCCAGCAGGACGAGCTGCCGGACGTCAGCACCGCCGCGGGGCTCGTGCTCGCGGTCTTGGGGAGGATCCCGCACGCGGGCGAATGGACCGACTGGCACGGCTGGCGCATTGAGGTTGTCGATATGGACGGCGCCCGCGTGGACAAGCTGCTGGCCTACCGCGCCCCCGAACCCCCGCCCGAGCCCGAGGCCCCCTGA
- a CDS encoding response regulator, which translates to MRLLIIDDDELTRLAMAFALEKAGHEVVHSALAQDGLRQLRESKFDGLLLDLEMTPTDGVQCLMAVRADERLRALPVILVSARPQREAVVRIARLGVRGLIIKSNGFIQEVVKRVGGLAAPEPCVGTPASERVQDAEKAAATPAAPASARLVGTPEPSPKSQDERLDTAGAIEELKSLKPILSRQELLDKVLSGNELKAMGPAARQVLSLTGNSGSSVDTVAKALRQDQAMSLRILKLANSSLYRRGAPVDTVAKAVARIGTDQIRQTILSMSVLERFGAAGTQGRIRADWFWEHGIATGLFASGIARARGCGNEQCDAMFTAGLLHDIGRMLFAERLGDVYAGVLEVADRLELPLEGVESRLLLINHADLTDRLLREWTFPAEMINPIAYHHLSVGNVRNVAPRALIEVTTLGLANRLAHACLLGTSGNDVLYPIEECIAALGLRKGVVAELCREVPDMTLDMRMTMLSHSSDAGTSWVEVAKGALGEGVRAELVALNRETTAAGYFLERLGVSAGVEQPNVLVVRVANASERAPLMDRVREAEKATGQSGLPVLVLAGSPGAFFGQGVLGERRVEQLVSPVRVERVLRALASLAGVSEVASRGVKAAA; encoded by the coding sequence ATGCGACTTCTGATCATCGACGACGACGAGCTCACGCGCCTGGCGATGGCGTTTGCTTTGGAGAAGGCGGGGCACGAGGTGGTCCACAGCGCGCTGGCGCAGGACGGCCTGCGGCAACTGCGCGAGTCGAAGTTCGATGGGCTGCTGCTGGACCTGGAGATGACGCCGACCGACGGCGTGCAGTGCCTCATGGCCGTTCGCGCCGATGAGCGGCTCAGGGCGCTGCCGGTCATTCTGGTTTCCGCACGTCCGCAGCGGGAGGCGGTGGTAAGGATCGCGCGGCTGGGCGTTCGCGGGCTGATCATCAAAAGCAATGGGTTCATCCAGGAGGTCGTCAAGCGGGTGGGCGGGCTGGCCGCCCCGGAGCCGTGCGTGGGGACTCCCGCCAGCGAGCGCGTGCAGGACGCGGAGAAGGCGGCTGCGACACCCGCGGCACCCGCGAGCGCGAGGCTGGTGGGGACGCCGGAGCCCTCCCCGAAGAGCCAGGATGAGCGGCTGGACACGGCCGGTGCGATTGAGGAGCTCAAGTCGCTCAAGCCGATCCTGAGCCGGCAGGAGTTGCTCGACAAAGTTCTGAGCGGGAACGAGTTGAAAGCGATGGGCCCGGCCGCGCGGCAGGTGCTGTCGCTTACGGGCAACAGCGGGTCATCCGTCGATACGGTCGCAAAGGCGCTGCGGCAGGATCAGGCGATGTCGCTGCGGATCCTGAAGCTCGCAAACTCGAGCCTGTATCGGCGTGGGGCGCCGGTGGACACCGTCGCAAAGGCGGTGGCGCGGATCGGCACGGACCAGATCCGCCAGACGATCCTGTCCATGAGCGTGTTGGAGCGGTTCGGTGCCGCGGGAACGCAGGGCCGCATCCGTGCTGACTGGTTCTGGGAGCACGGTATCGCGACGGGCCTGTTTGCGTCGGGGATCGCGCGGGCGCGCGGGTGCGGCAACGAGCAGTGCGACGCGATGTTCACGGCGGGGCTGCTGCACGACATCGGCCGCATGCTGTTCGCCGAGCGGCTGGGGGATGTTTACGCGGGCGTGCTGGAGGTGGCGGACCGGCTGGAGCTGCCGCTGGAGGGGGTGGAGTCGCGCCTGCTGCTGATCAACCACGCGGACCTGACCGATCGTCTACTCCGGGAGTGGACCTTCCCGGCCGAGATGATCAACCCGATCGCGTACCACCACCTGAGCGTTGGCAACGTGCGGAACGTGGCGCCGCGGGCGTTGATTGAGGTGACGACGCTCGGGCTCGCGAATCGGCTGGCGCACGCGTGCCTGCTGGGGACGAGCGGGAACGACGTGCTGTACCCCATCGAGGAGTGCATCGCGGCGCTGGGGCTGCGGAAGGGCGTGGTCGCGGAGCTCTGCCGCGAAGTGCCTGACATGACGCTTGACATGCGGATGACGATGCTGTCGCACTCGAGCGACGCTGGGACTTCGTGGGTCGAGGTGGCGAAGGGCGCATTGGGAGAAGGGGTCCGGGCGGAGCTGGTTGCACTCAACCGTGAGACCACCGCGGCGGGGTACTTCCTGGAGCGGCTGGGCGTAAGCGCCGGCGTGGAGCAGCCAAACGTGCTGGTGGTGCGTGTGGCCAATGCGAGCGAGCGGGCGCCGCTCATGGATCGCGTGCGCGAAGCGGAGAAGGCGACAGGGCAGTCGGGGCTTCCCGTGCTGGTGCTGGCCGGGTCGCCGGGGGCGTTCTTCGGGCAGGGGGTGCTGGGGGAGCGCCGGGTGGAGCAGCTGGTCTCGCCCGTACGGGTGGAGCGCGTCCTGCGGGCCTTGGCGTCGCTGGCGGGCGTTAGCGAGGTTGCAAGCCGCGGAGTGAAGGCCGCAGCGTGA
- the mnmA gene encoding tRNA 2-thiouridine(34) synthase MnmA: MSASRPKVLVAMSGGVDSSVAAALLQREGYEVVGCFMRLGSPGETLDELIPGEEACPASSAGAGKGVKIGHQGCCSINDAADARLVAAELGIPFYVCNFKKDFGRIIDYFVDEYAAGRTPNPCVRCNDWLKFGKLHEYARQIGAEFVASGHYARVARCQSGGVAACGDEFALLRGVDHSKDQSYVLFGVPRAQLAHMLLPIGGMAKPRVRELAKEFGLPVFDKPDSQEICFVPDNDYAGLVERRRPGVVSTGKIVDREGREVGEHGGQHRFTVGQRRGLDISLGYRVYVTGKDPKTNTVTVGGKSDLMAASCVVGEANWLIEEPAGEVRCWAKYRYNTPACEARVRVIECAEFATPSSRTGRFVVEFERPQEAVAAGQAVVLYGNDSTGRGTGADRVLGGGWIESVALAK; this comes from the coding sequence GTGAGCGCGAGCAGGCCCAAGGTGCTGGTGGCGATGTCGGGCGGGGTGGATTCCTCCGTCGCGGCGGCGCTGCTCCAGCGCGAGGGGTACGAGGTGGTCGGGTGCTTCATGCGGCTTGGGTCGCCAGGGGAGACCTTGGATGAGCTGATCCCGGGGGAAGAAGCGTGCCCGGCTAGCTCGGCTGGGGCGGGCAAGGGCGTGAAGATCGGGCACCAGGGGTGCTGCTCCATCAACGACGCGGCGGACGCGCGGCTGGTCGCGGCGGAGCTGGGCATCCCGTTCTACGTGTGCAACTTCAAGAAGGACTTCGGGCGGATCATCGACTACTTCGTGGATGAGTACGCCGCGGGTCGGACGCCCAACCCGTGCGTGCGGTGCAACGACTGGCTGAAGTTCGGCAAGCTGCACGAGTACGCGCGGCAGATCGGGGCGGAGTTTGTCGCGAGCGGGCACTATGCCCGGGTGGCAAGGTGCCAAAGTGGCGGAGTTGCAGCGTGCGGAGACGAGTTCGCCCTGTTGCGCGGCGTTGATCACAGCAAGGACCAGAGCTATGTGCTCTTCGGCGTGCCGCGGGCGCAGCTGGCGCACATGCTGCTGCCGATCGGTGGTATGGCGAAGCCGCGGGTGAGGGAACTCGCGAAGGAGTTCGGGCTGCCGGTGTTCGACAAGCCGGACTCGCAGGAGATCTGCTTCGTTCCTGACAACGACTACGCGGGGTTGGTGGAGCGGCGGCGGCCGGGCGTGGTGAGCACGGGAAAGATCGTGGACCGCGAGGGTCGCGAGGTCGGTGAGCACGGTGGGCAGCATCGTTTCACGGTGGGGCAGCGCCGCGGCCTGGATATCTCGCTCGGCTACCGCGTGTACGTGACCGGCAAGGACCCGAAGACGAACACGGTGACGGTTGGCGGGAAGTCGGACCTGATGGCGGCGTCGTGTGTGGTGGGGGAGGCGAACTGGCTCATCGAGGAGCCCGCGGGAGAAGTTCGCTGCTGGGCGAAGTACAGGTACAACACGCCGGCGTGCGAGGCGCGGGTGCGGGTGATTGAGTGCGCGGAGTTCGCGACCCCATCGAGCCGGACCGGCCGGTTCGTGGTGGAGTTCGAGCGGCCGCAGGAGGCGGTGGCCGCGGGGCAGGCGGTGGTGCTGTACGGGAACGACAGCACCGGTCGCGGGACCGGTGCTGACAGAGTTCTGGGTGGCGGGTGGATCGAGAGCGTGGCCTTAGCGAAGTAA
- a CDS encoding nucleoside monophosphate kinase, translating into MAQRYQTVLLFGAPGAGKGTQGKILGSIPGFYHLSCGEVFRTLDMSSDLGKLFMQYSSRGELVPDEATIEMWHNNMKARTVLADFKPHVDLLVLDGIPRNVNQARILEDHIEVLCILHLVCPNKEEMIKRLRRRALKENRIDDAKEEVIRRRWDVYERETFPVLEYYPRDIIKEVDATGSPGRVLEHILESVVPVQESHFNNPITGEKEDPEPPRPSHAAVHVPGRMAEPARV; encoded by the coding sequence ATGGCTCAGCGTTACCAGACCGTCCTCCTCTTCGGCGCCCCCGGCGCCGGCAAGGGCACGCAGGGCAAGATCCTGGGGTCCATCCCCGGCTTCTACCACCTCTCCTGCGGCGAGGTCTTCCGCACGCTCGACATGTCCAGCGACCTGGGCAAGCTCTTCATGCAGTACTCGTCCCGCGGCGAGCTCGTCCCCGACGAGGCCACCATCGAGATGTGGCACAACAACATGAAGGCCCGCACGGTCCTCGCCGACTTCAAGCCGCACGTCGACCTCCTCGTGCTGGACGGCATCCCGCGCAACGTCAACCAGGCCCGCATCCTCGAGGACCACATCGAGGTGCTCTGCATCCTGCACCTGGTGTGCCCCAACAAGGAGGAGATGATCAAGCGTCTCCGCCGCCGGGCCCTGAAGGAAAACCGCATCGACGACGCCAAGGAAGAGGTCATCCGCCGCCGCTGGGACGTGTACGAGCGCGAGACGTTCCCCGTCCTCGAGTACTACCCCCGGGACATCATCAAGGAGGTCGACGCCACCGGCTCGCCCGGGCGCGTCCTTGAGCACATCCTCGAGTCAGTCGTCCCCGTGCAGGAGTCCCACTTCAACAATCCGATCACGGGTGAGAAGGAGGACCCCGAACCTCCGCGCCCTAGCCACGCGGCCGTGCACGTGCCCGGCCGCATGGCGGAACCCGCCCGCGTGTGA
- the gap gene encoding type I glyceraldehyde-3-phosphate dehydrogenase, with translation MAIRVGINGFGRIGRLVYRIASEQGLEVVAVNDLVPADNLAYLLKYDTMHRQFTLNGKHAEISATENSFTVNGKTTRTMAEKDPAKLPWKDLGVDYVLESTGLFTEGEKAALHLQAGAKRVIISAPTKSEPAQVPTLCLGVNAEQYDPAKHTIISNASCTTNCLAPIAKVINDAFGLEEGLMTTVHAVTATQPTQDGPSKKDWRGGRNGYHNIIPASTGAAKAVTLCIPALKGKLTGMSFRVPTADVSAVDLTFRTAKDTSLADINAAMKSAANGPMKGILEYTEEEVVSSDFIGNRHSSIFDAKAGIELNKRFFKVVSWYDNEAGYAARCVDMLKLLASKDGNR, from the coding sequence ATGGCTATCCGCGTCGGCATCAACGGCTTTGGTCGCATCGGTCGCCTCGTCTACCGCATCGCGTCGGAGCAGGGCCTCGAGGTGGTCGCCGTCAACGACCTCGTCCCCGCCGACAACCTCGCCTACCTGCTCAAGTATGACACGATGCACCGCCAGTTCACGCTGAACGGCAAGCACGCCGAAATCTCCGCCACCGAGAACTCCTTCACCGTCAACGGCAAGACCACCAGGACCATGGCCGAGAAGGACCCGGCCAAGCTCCCGTGGAAGGACCTGGGTGTCGACTACGTGCTGGAGTCCACCGGCCTCTTCACCGAGGGCGAGAAGGCCGCGCTGCACCTCCAGGCCGGCGCCAAGCGCGTGATCATCTCCGCGCCCACCAAGAGCGAGCCCGCGCAGGTGCCCACGCTGTGCCTGGGCGTCAACGCCGAGCAGTACGACCCCGCTAAGCACACGATCATCTCTAACGCCAGCTGCACCACCAACTGCCTGGCGCCCATCGCCAAGGTCATCAACGACGCCTTCGGCCTCGAAGAGGGCCTGATGACCACCGTGCACGCCGTCACCGCCACCCAGCCCACGCAGGATGGCCCGTCCAAGAAGGACTGGCGCGGCGGGCGCAACGGCTACCACAACATCATTCCCGCGAGCACCGGAGCCGCCAAGGCCGTGACGCTCTGCATCCCCGCCCTCAAGGGCAAGCTCACTGGCATGTCCTTCCGCGTGCCCACCGCCGACGTCTCCGCTGTGGACCTCACCTTCCGCACCGCCAAGGACACCAGTCTCGCCGACATCAACGCGGCCATGAAGTCCGCCGCCAACGGACCCATGAAGGGCATCCTTGAGTACACCGAGGAGGAGGTCGTCTCCAGCGACTTCATCGGCAACCGACACAGCTCGATCTTCGACGCCAAGGCCGGCATCGAGCTCAACAAGCGGTTCTTCAAGGTGGTGTCCTGGTACGACAATGAAGCCGGCTACGCCGCCCGCTGCGTGGACATGCTCAAGCTCCTGGCCAGCAAGGACGGGAACCGGTAA
- a CDS encoding DUF2721 domain-containing protein, producing the protein MDAPIDTHIADNPFAVLTFLAAPAILTNASTLLILSTSNRLARASDRARLASTAILNAKSPGIDTAANHREFQHAHRRAEMLVSGLRSFYFAAGCFAAGTCMALLGAFAGYFSIPGVPLFTQVMTSLLAVLGVAGLVAGSLKLLRETRIALASLADLHVSITQWRATHAGDPPPGNA; encoded by the coding sequence ATGGACGCACCCATCGACACCCACATCGCCGACAACCCCTTCGCGGTGCTCACGTTCCTCGCTGCGCCGGCGATCCTCACCAACGCGTCCACGCTGCTGATCCTGAGCACCAGCAACCGCCTCGCCCGCGCCTCCGACCGCGCCCGCCTCGCCTCCACCGCGATCCTCAACGCCAAGTCGCCGGGCATCGACACAGCCGCCAACCACCGCGAGTTCCAGCACGCCCACCGGCGCGCCGAGATGCTCGTGAGCGGCCTCCGCAGCTTCTACTTCGCCGCGGGCTGCTTCGCGGCGGGCACCTGCATGGCCCTGCTGGGCGCCTTTGCGGGCTACTTCAGCATCCCCGGCGTGCCGCTGTTCACGCAGGTGATGACCTCCCTCCTCGCGGTGCTGGGCGTCGCGGGCCTGGTCGCCGGGTCACTCAAACTCCTCCGCGAAACCCGCATCGCCCTTGCTTCCCTCGCCGACCTGCACGTCTCCATCACGCAGTGGCGGGCCACGCACGCGGGCGACCCGCCCCCGGGCAACGCCTGA